The genomic window AGAAATGATCAGCCAATTTAAGGAGCGCTATCAAGCCATTACTTTCGCTAAATTAGGCTTAGGGCATGAGAATTATGAGCAAGAAAAGGAATATCCGCAAACGACTTTAATTCATACCAAGGAAGATTTTGCTGCTGCTAAGAAAAAAATATCTGCCGCTCAGGTAATAATATACGGCAACATGCCCTATCGACTAGTGTTTTATTTAATCCGTCATCATAAGGGCAAACAAATATATCGTTTAGCGGAAAGACGTTACAAAAAAGGCGACTACGAAGTTTACTCTCCCCTACGAGTAGCAGTTGATTATCTGATAAATAAATGGCTTGATTTAGCTCAAGTTCGAGTGTTGTCTTTATCCGCCTATACGGCCTTTGATAATGACTTAAATGACTTTGCTCTTAATCGAACTTATCAATGGACATATTTTGCTCCGCTGGCTTCAGAAGATGTCGTCCAGCGTCATTGGAATGAAAAAGAAAAGCCCCACACCTTTAAATTAGTTTGGGTTTCACGTTTGGTTGATTTTAAGCATCCGCAACTGGCCATTGAGTTAGCTCATGCCCTAAAGTTGAAAAAATATAATTTTTCACTGACCATTATCGGCGGAGGCAACGAAGAAGAGCAGAGGAATTTAAATCAGTTAATCGACCAATATCACTTAGGTGCCCAAGTGGAATTAACCGGATTCTTAAATCACGATGAAACGATTGAGCGCATTCGTAAAAGTGATATTCTTCTTTCTACATCTGATCGCGAGGAAGGATTTGGAGTATCAATAGCGGAAGCGATGGCTAATGGAGCGATGGTGGTCAGTTCCTATCTTTCAGGAGCGGCCCCCTTTCTTATTGAGCATAAAAACCAGGGACTGCTATTTGACTACCCAAGAACTGATGATCTTATAAATAAAGTAACATACCTGCTAGACAATCCCAATCTCATATTGGATATGAGCAAGCGAAGTTATGCTTTTTATAAAGAAAACTACGACGTAGGTTTAGGAGTAAGAAAGCTTAAGGGATTAATTGAACATAAAGAAAATTTATCTTCTGGTGAAAGCCACCTTTTATCCCAATGCCAAATCATAAGTGAAGTTGAAGTTCGTAACAAAATGATCGAAGGCGACCAAGAGCTTATTTCACCCCCAAAAGTAACGGCTTTTAATAAAAAAGCGCATACTCTACGTTTTCATGGTTTGGTTTCTTATCTTTCGGTTTTATTGATTGCACTGATCAGTTTTTTCTACACCCCATGGTTAATCAATACACTCGGTCAATCATCCTATGCGATATACTCACTGTCATTTTCGCTTGTTGCTATCTTTACCTTTGATTTTGGCATCGGAACTACCGTATCCACGTTGATTGCAAAATTTAGAGCAACACGCAGTGAAAAGGAGGCGAACGAGGTAACTGGATTGGCCATAAAAATCACTTTAATTTTAGCCCTAGTATTTACAGTGCTTTTACTAGGTTTATATTTTTCGCTCGAATATTTATTTACTAGTCTCGCATACGATGAGTTGGTGGCTTTAAGGATGGTCTATGTAATCTTTGCCATTTATTCTTTGATTACCCTTCAATTTATCCCTTTTAATGGAGTCATTATTGGTAACGAAGAATATGCCAGTCTAAAGACTATAGCCCTTTTCTTTAAGGCGCTTAGTGTTGTTGGTATTGTTATAGCCTTATCAATAAAAGTAGATCTTTATCTTTTCGCCCTAATTTTTGCTCTTGGCAATGTGGCGGAAGCGATTACTAAATATTTATATGCAAAACGAAAAAAACTATTGGGGATACATCCACGTTTTAAAATTGAAGCAAAATTAAAACGTAAATTTTTATCATTAATGGCGTTGGCAGCAATTGAAGGCTTAGCGGCTCGCTTGATTCTTAACCTTGAGCCGACCATATTAGCCTATTTTGGAGGGACGATTCCGGTCGCCGTCTTCGCCCTTGCCTCGGCAATTGAAGGCTATGTCTATTATTTCTCGGATGCGCTTAATGGTCTCTTTCTCCCTCATCTGGCCAAAATGAATAGAAATAAAGCCAGCAGTGAAGACAAAACTAATTTAATGATTAAAGTTGGCCGGTATGAGTTAATTGTTATGGGGTTAATAATTTTTGGTATAACGGTTTTTGGAAATGATTTTATTCTCCATATTTGGAAAATCGGCGCTTCCAATGGGGAAGATTATTCGCAAGCGACGCTTGTACTGATTCTTCTAATCCTACCGGGGCTTATAACTTACACGCAGGAAATCGGTAATTCGCTCTTGCTCATTGAAAACAAAACAAAGTACTTTGCTTACTCTTCCATTGTTGCGGCCAGTATTTCAATTGGCTTATCTATTATTCTTGGGGCACTTTTCCCAAATTATGTTCTCTTATTAGGGGCAATTTCGATTTTTGTTGGTAAGATTGTAGGCTATGGGATAGTGCGTAATTATTACTTTCATAAACATCTTGGACTTGATGTTAAAATGTTTTTTAAAAAGACTCATTTAGCAATTTTGCCGGGTCAGATAATCTTCTTGGGTGTGTCGGTATTTATCTTCTTTTTACTTCCCCAGGCCGATACAATATGGTTTTTAGCCAAAGTGTTTTTTGCCATCATTGCGTATTTACTAATCACCTACAATCTACTTATGAATAAAGCAGAAAAAGCGATTTTTATTCC from Bacilli bacterium includes these protein-coding regions:
- a CDS encoding glycosyltransferase, with the protein product MSLKTIASNYSPYFPKIKKAIIIIETLLAFLIGINFFNYDSYLMGLLAVLLFSRFFLTRDLRLTFGALLVFFFSIFIFSFYTYHYGLGFYPFLAYLILPNLLYQIGGAFGRKKLQKELMYLLVAYALGTLLFLGLQFSKYLSDYGLNPYLYSSRRLLDFWSKGAILLSPTMVVSYMFPLCALLLASLFKVKKNLVPLIVGLLGVILSIAMSLVLRTRTLFFVLPLAIALYLLYYFYGYGKTRVFRFLASSFLVLIILGLFLILTIHYNLFSMRDYLSTHPLFSRFIALNESNSERISFYRIFFNNFLYYPFGGMSGVAFIDNGHSVLFLYAHNVWLDFYALGGFLPALAFLAITIYSIRNAVLVIKTHNKSLDHIMAFLFVSGFYFLLEPVFEGNLIYFLWVMMGLGFLERMKIIAQSQRDKTISITGDYKVLFATNFISAHNNSFHQEMISQFKERYQAITFAKLGLGHENYEQEKEYPQTTLIHTKEDFAAAKKKISAAQVIIYGNMPYRLVFYLIRHHKGKQIYRLAERRYKKGDYEVYSPLRVAVDYLINKWLDLAQVRVLSLSAYTAFDNDLNDFALNRTYQWTYFAPLASEDVVQRHWNEKEKPHTFKLVWVSRLVDFKHPQLAIELAHALKLKKYNFSLTIIGGGNEEEQRNLNQLIDQYHLGAQVELTGFLNHDETIERIRKSDILLSTSDREEGFGVSIAEAMANGAMVVSSYLSGAAPFLIEHKNQGLLFDYPRTDDLINKVTYLLDNPNLILDMSKRSYAFYKENYDVGLGVRKLKGLIEHKENLSSGESHLLSQCQIISEVEVRNKMIEGDQELISPPKVTAFNKKAHTLRFHGLVSYLSVLLIALISFFYTPWLINTLGQSSYAIYSLSFSLVAIFTFDFGIGTTVSTLIAKFRATRSEKEANEVTGLAIKITLILALVFTVLLLGLYFSLEYLFTSLAYDELVALRMVYVIFAIYSLITLQFIPFNGVIIGNEEYASLKTIALFFKALSVVGIVIALSIKVDLYLFALIFALGNVAEAITKYLYAKRKKLLGIHPRFKIEAKLKRKFLSLMALAAIEGLAARLILNLEPTILAYFGGTIPVAVFALASAIEGYVYYFSDALNGLFLPHLAKMNRNKASSEDKTNLMIKVGRYELIVMGLIIFGITVFGNDFILHIWKIGASNGEDYSQATLVLILLILPGLITYTQEIGNSLLLIENKTKYFAYSSIVAASISIGLSIILGALFPNYVLLLGAISIFVGKIVGYGIVRNYYFHKHLGLDVKMFFKKTHLAILPGQIIFLGVSVFIFFLLPQADTIWFLAKVFFAIIAYLLITYNLLMNKAEKAIFIPIINRINQYSDYEKMIAKDKIAL